The following coding sequences are from one Pseudonocardia sp. HH130630-07 window:
- a CDS encoding VirB4 family type IV secretion system protein has protein sequence MTHPEPAARREQQRRGRRRGRDPVRSGRRGRTGRRSRFGRRAVAARGYFDAAEVVVSAQAVRVDGLWTSTLSLTGFPQQVGAGWLAPLTGHPGLVDVSVHITPVDPSVAASRLRRRLARLESGRRMGAERGRLSNPDEEAATEDAHALAERIARGAARMFETTITVTVHAVTRAELAEEVAAVQAVASSLLISARPTTGRALHAWQTGLPCGIDRVRTGRILDTASLAASFPFTSPDLPATAPGPGAVLYGENLHSSGLVWWNRWDQSNYNQTVIGSSGAGKSYLVKSGLLRELCTGTEVHVVDPDDEYVRMADAVGGTVIRAGAPGVTLNPLDLPVHLDHATGRRSAAPDALTRQRLAVQTFLSVALTADLTGDSSPAPGGPGALTALERAVLDAAITTAYTGAGITDDPHTWTRPAPLLTDLHRALLDVGTDSDAAGRRSTDPASPSGSGAELRADTDSGTTGGGATGVEVASVAAGLAARLSPFTSGAYAALFDGPSSVVAAGHLVVWSVRELPEALRRLGMLLVLDAVWRTVTHPHNRRPRVVVVDEAWTLLQHPSAARFLLRAAKSGRKHWAGLTLITQDVADVLGSELGRAVIANSGTQIVLRQSAEAIDDVARACGLSGGEARFVRRAGRGEALLVAGPTRVALSAVVSPTEDALITTDPRQLTGTAATGGDWIDLDRPPAPRPAAPSPPASRAAPVRREVADPRVAGAASGAADLIVEGW, from the coding sequence ATGACCCACCCCGAACCCGCGGCCCGCCGGGAGCAGCAGCGTCGGGGGCGCCGTCGTGGGCGCGACCCGGTCCGCTCCGGACGTCGGGGGCGAACGGGCCGGCGTTCCCGGTTCGGTCGCCGTGCGGTGGCGGCGCGGGGCTACTTCGATGCGGCCGAGGTGGTGGTGAGCGCGCAGGCGGTACGGGTCGACGGGTTGTGGACATCCACGTTGTCGTTGACTGGGTTCCCGCAGCAGGTGGGGGCGGGTTGGCTGGCGCCGTTGACCGGACATCCCGGTCTGGTGGACGTCAGCGTGCACATCACCCCGGTGGACCCGTCGGTAGCGGCCTCACGACTACGTCGTCGGCTGGCCCGCCTGGAGTCCGGACGCCGGATGGGCGCCGAGCGCGGCCGGTTGAGCAATCCCGACGAGGAGGCCGCCACCGAGGACGCGCATGCCCTGGCCGAGCGGATCGCTCGGGGCGCGGCCCGGATGTTCGAGACGACGATCACCGTGACCGTGCACGCGGTGACCCGAGCGGAGCTGGCGGAGGAGGTCGCGGCGGTGCAGGCGGTGGCGTCGTCGCTGCTGATCTCGGCGCGCCCGACGACCGGGCGGGCGCTGCACGCCTGGCAGACCGGGTTGCCGTGCGGGATCGACCGCGTCCGGACCGGCCGGATCTTGGACACCGCGAGCCTCGCGGCGTCGTTCCCGTTCACCAGTCCCGACCTGCCGGCTACCGCACCCGGGCCGGGCGCGGTGCTCTACGGGGAGAACCTGCACAGCTCGGGCCTGGTGTGGTGGAACCGCTGGGACCAGTCGAACTACAACCAGACCGTGATCGGCTCCTCCGGAGCCGGGAAGTCCTACCTGGTCAAGTCGGGGCTGCTGCGTGAGCTGTGCACCGGGACCGAGGTGCACGTCGTGGACCCCGACGACGAGTACGTGCGGATGGCCGACGCGGTCGGCGGCACCGTGATCCGGGCCGGCGCACCCGGGGTCACCCTCAACCCGCTGGACCTGCCGGTCCACCTCGACCACGCGACCGGGCGGCGCAGCGCCGCCCCGGACGCGCTGACCCGCCAGCGCCTGGCCGTGCAGACGTTCCTGTCCGTCGCGCTGACCGCCGACCTCACCGGCGACAGCTCACCCGCCCCCGGTGGGCCGGGAGCTCTCACCGCGCTCGAGCGCGCCGTGCTCGATGCCGCGATCACCACCGCCTACACCGGCGCCGGGATCACCGACGACCCACACACCTGGACCCGCCCCGCGCCGCTGCTGACCGACCTGCACCGCGCCCTGCTCGACGTCGGCACCGACTCCGACGCTGCCGGTCGGCGCTCCACCGACCCTGCAAGTCCCAGCGGATCCGGCGCCGAGCTACGCGCCGACACCGACTCCGGCACGACGGGCGGTGGCGCGACGGGCGTTGAGGTTGCTTCGGTGGCGGCCGGGTTGGCGGCGCGTTTGTCCCCGTTCACCTCGGGGGCCTACGCGGCGTTGTTCGACGGGCCGTCGAGCGTCGTCGCGGCCGGGCACCTGGTGGTGTGGTCGGTGCGGGAGCTGCCGGAGGCGTTGCGTCGCCTGGGGATGCTGCTGGTGCTCGACGCGGTGTGGCGCACGGTGACCCACCCGCACAACCGGCGACCGCGGGTGGTCGTGGTCGATGAGGCGTGGACGCTGTTGCAGCACCCGTCGGCCGCCCGGTTCCTGTTGCGGGCGGCGAAGTCCGGTCGCAAGCACTGGGCCGGGCTGACCCTGATCACCCAGGACGTCGCCGACGTCCTGGGCTCCGAGCTCGGTCGGGCGGTGATCGCGAACTCCGGCACGCAGATCGTCCTGCGCCAGTCGGCCGAGGCCATCGACGACGTCGCCCGCGCGTGCGGCCTGTCCGGTGGCGAGGCGCGGTTCGTGCGCCGCGCCGGACGCGGCGAGGCGCTGCTGGTGGCCGGCCCCACCCGGGTGGCGCTGTCCGCGGTCGTGTCCCCGACCGAGGACGCGCTGATCACCACCGACCCGCGTCAGCTGACCGGCACCGCCGCCACCGGCGGGGACTGGATCGACCTGGACCGTCCGCCCGCACCCCGTCCGGCCGCACCCAGCCCGCCAGCTTCTCGCGCGGCTCCGGTTCGGCGTGAGGTCGCGGATCCTCGGGTGGCCGGTGCCGCGTCGGGTGCCGCGGACCTGATCGTCGAGGGCTGGTGA
- a CDS encoding type IV secretory system conjugative DNA transfer family protein, producing the protein MSDQQRHARARSRGIAHSVASAFAGHNHFRRRRLRRPDPVLRARRLRGGDLLSVPELAALARLPVGEHVPGLRRAGAAAVAPPPQVPTAGHGVRPLGVSDAVAGRPVGLAVPDARHHLWIVGATGVGKSTLLVHGVLADAAAGRAAVVLDPKGDLVTDILARLPAAARARTVVIGPDRPRRGPDGLAWPCLNPLAPATGSGMAGDVDAVGDVAAENVVTIFSRVFSSAWGFRSEDLLRVACLTLRAGTETPSLDMLPALLTNADARAHAIRELPSGSVHTAALREFWTWFERLSEPARAQIAAPLLNKLRAILLRPFAARVLCGPSTVDLTHVLDRGGLLLVRMPKGPLGEDTVRLLGSLIVAQVWQAATARAAQPEHLRRDASLVLDECHNFLNLPYKIEDMLAEARGYRLGLTLSHQYLAQLPPELRDGIATDARSKIVFTSAPEDAARLAKHTAPELGAHDLANLDAFHAAARLLCHGGETRAFTFRTRRLPPPEPPDRHDRPERPGSPSGPPTIPLPQPPRPTPRRPTPPIAAPPEQEPHDERQRPRRPDAAALHRQPPRPQPYRPRSALRPEPGSAGPSWG; encoded by the coding sequence ATGAGTGACCAGCAGCGGCACGCGCGAGCACGGAGTCGGGGGATCGCGCACAGCGTCGCGTCGGCGTTCGCCGGGCACAACCACTTCCGGCGCCGACGCCTGCGCCGCCCCGACCCGGTCCTGCGGGCGCGGCGGCTGCGCGGCGGGGACCTGCTCTCGGTGCCCGAGCTGGCGGCGCTGGCCCGGCTTCCGGTCGGTGAGCACGTCCCCGGGCTGCGCCGCGCCGGTGCCGCCGCTGTCGCGCCGCCCCCGCAGGTCCCCACCGCCGGGCACGGTGTCCGGCCGTTGGGCGTCTCGGATGCGGTGGCGGGGCGCCCGGTCGGGCTCGCCGTTCCCGATGCCCGCCATCACCTGTGGATCGTCGGCGCGACCGGGGTCGGTAAGAGCACCCTGCTCGTGCACGGGGTGCTGGCCGACGCCGCCGCCGGGCGCGCCGCGGTCGTGCTCGACCCCAAGGGCGACCTGGTCACCGACATCCTGGCCCGGCTACCCGCCGCCGCCCGCGCCCGCACCGTGGTGATCGGCCCCGACCGGCCGCGACGCGGCCCGGACGGGTTGGCGTGGCCGTGTCTGAACCCGCTGGCGCCGGCCACCGGGTCGGGGATGGCCGGGGACGTCGACGCGGTCGGTGACGTCGCCGCCGAGAACGTGGTGACGATCTTTTCCAGGGTGTTCTCCTCGGCGTGGGGGTTCCGCAGCGAGGACCTGCTGCGGGTGGCGTGCCTGACCCTGCGCGCCGGTACCGAGACCCCGAGCTTGGACATGCTGCCCGCCCTGCTGACCAACGCCGACGCCCGCGCGCACGCCATCCGCGAACTACCGTCCGGCAGCGTCCACACCGCGGCGCTGCGTGAGTTCTGGACGTGGTTCGAGCGGTTGTCCGAACCCGCCCGCGCGCAGATCGCCGCGCCGTTGCTGAACAAGCTACGGGCGATCCTGTTGCGCCCGTTCGCGGCGCGGGTGCTGTGCGGGCCGTCGACGGTCGACCTGACCCACGTCCTGGACCGGGGCGGGCTGCTGCTGGTGCGGATGCCGAAAGGCCCACTCGGGGAGGACACCGTCCGGCTGCTGGGGTCGCTGATCGTCGCCCAGGTCTGGCAGGCCGCCACCGCCCGCGCCGCCCAACCCGAGCACCTGCGCCGCGACGCCTCCCTGGTCCTCGACGAGTGCCACAACTTCCTCAACCTGCCCTACAAGATCGAGGACATGCTCGCCGAGGCACGCGGCTACCGCCTCGGACTGACCCTGTCCCACCAGTACCTCGCACAGCTCCCGCCCGAGCTGCGCGACGGGATCGCCACCGACGCCCGCTCCAAGATCGTGTTCACCTCCGCGCCCGAGGACGCCGCACGCCTGGCGAAACACACCGCACCCGAACTCGGCGCCCACGACCTGGCGAACCTCGACGCCTTCCACGCCGCCGCCCGCCTGCTCTGCCACGGCGGCGAGACCCGCGCGTTCACCTTCCGCACCCGCCGACTCCCACCACCCGAGCCACCCGATCGGCACGACCGCCCGGAGCGACCCGGGAGTCCGTCCGGCCCGCCGACCATCCCACTGCCCCAACCACCCCGGCCGACACCGCGCCGGCCGACACCGCCGATCGCGGCGCCACCTGAACAGGAGCCCCACGATGAACGCCAACGCCCACGCAGGCCCGACGCGGCAGCGCTTCACCGACAGCCGCCGCGCCCGCAGCCGTACCGGCCGCGGTCGGCCCTGCGGCCCGAGCCCGGCTCGGCCGGGCCGTCGTGGGGGTAG
- a CDS encoding recombinase family protein: MTDPSYCGHQVWGRTRHRRPVPVCDWIRSPRISHPALIGQGFYDAVQRVRTSR; encoded by the coding sequence CTGACCGATCCCAGCTACTGCGGGCACCAGGTGTGGGGGCGCACCCGACACCGACGACCCGTCCCGGTCTGCGACTGGATCCGTTCACCGCGAATCAGCCATCCGGCGCTGATCGGCCAGGGCTTCTACGACGCCGTCCAACGCGTACGCACATCCCGCTGA